In a genomic window of Croceibacterium sp. TMG7-5b_MA50:
- a CDS encoding Calx-beta domain-containing protein, with amino-acid sequence MAYLDLLAAIGDPSIVTLLSQDFSGFAGAGFAAEPGAGQLDSDTYRLMGMSDGDGAFGGTFAGGDFARGITAGGVTTGGLYALDRGAGDTALWIQPGGTDWTPGTFTMALVNSGAAGTSFALSYDLLVLNDQARSNSLFVEISADGTNWSRASAFDYVSPEAADGLGVQAFARSGTLTFGSTIASGATFYVRFAGDDVGGSGSRDEFGLDNIVVTTAAGGGTPEPAAGTLAIADASVAEGDAGTTAISFTVTRSGGSDGAVSATWTLGLGTTDAADFAGGQPLTGTVAFADGATSATITLQIAGDTAFEADESFTVTLSDPVGGATLGSAQATGTITNDDIAPPATLANIWINELHYDDIGTDIDELVEIAGIAGTDLTGYTVVFYNGSNGADAAVSYRTLALSGVIDDEGEGYGALAFPLPVNAIQNGAADGLALIGPDGTVLEFLSYEGVITAADGPAAGLTSIDMGVAEAGEPEGLSLQRTGAGAAGADFDWTGPVTATAGSLNAGQDIIGAGETGQVRVGDASVTEGDSGTSLLQFTVRRAGGLGAEASVDWQVVLDGTADAADLAPGAVLAGTVSFAAGQTSALVTVEIAGDIAGEGNETLSLVLANPQGAITITDGSAIGLIVNDDPLALTIMQIQGAGHRSEYAGQVVTTTGVVTAVAGNGFYLQDATGDGDAATSDAVFVFTGTAPTVAVGDRANVGGQVAEYQAAPGALSLTEIVNPTVTVVESGVALPGAVLIGANGILPPSEVIDDDGLTSFDPTTDGIDFWEALEGMRVTVETPQVVASTNGFGETDVVASLGQGATGLNDRGGITISDGDYNPEKIQLEDGLLPGFAPDFTTGDQLANVTGVVNYAFNYYEVQVTEAVTVTRDTTLNREVTDLVGDADSLTFANYNMENLAATEESTDGTPDRFDALAADIVNNLKSPDIIAAQELQDADGAGAGPNLSAQATADALIRAIQDAGGPTYAYAEIAPTVPGSTGGEPGGNIRNGYFYNPERVTLVEGSLQLIEDAAFNGSRNPLAATFDFFGQQFTAINVHFTSRGGSNPLYGDTQPPANGGEAARLAQAAAVKAWVNDRLATDPDGEYVVAGDFNGFYFEAFQQQLTDPAQGGVFTSLPEALLAPEEVYSYLFEGNSQSLDNLLATGGLFQNAEVDIVHINAEFSDAQRASDHDPVVARFNFDLRNQVVGTDGNDVLTGTDGDDVLQGLAGNDLLYAGRGNNTLTGGAGADTFVVSGAFLNASYATITDWEDGDSFRIDTLGGGRVRYEEVEGDTIVYANNVAVATILDTGVYEVLASQEYEFRVSSIEVVIDGVAAGFTAYGTAQADTLNARAGQFNNISGLGGDDIINGKSGQDFLFGNAGDDLLDGAGGDDSLFGGAGNDILLGGNGADTLEGGNGNDILDGGRGNDILSGGNGADTFRFSGANQGIDRVLDFDVTEDSLALGVPMRQVTFQDSTEGAQMFFRGELVADFIGVSAADMMGTVGQTAAMVQMQDLAWA; translated from the coding sequence ATGGCCTATCTCGATCTGCTCGCCGCCATCGGCGATCCGTCCATCGTCACCCTGCTGAGCCAGGATTTCAGCGGCTTTGCCGGCGCGGGGTTCGCGGCGGAGCCCGGCGCCGGGCAGCTGGACAGCGACACCTATCGCCTGATGGGGATGAGCGATGGTGATGGCGCGTTCGGCGGTACATTTGCAGGCGGCGACTTCGCGCGCGGCATCACGGCGGGCGGCGTCACGACAGGTGGCCTCTATGCGCTGGACCGTGGCGCGGGCGACACCGCACTGTGGATTCAGCCGGGCGGCACGGACTGGACGCCGGGCACCTTCACCATGGCGCTGGTCAACAGCGGCGCGGCGGGCACCAGCTTCGCCCTGTCGTACGACCTGCTGGTCCTGAACGATCAGGCACGGTCCAACAGCCTGTTCGTGGAGATTTCCGCCGACGGCACTAATTGGTCGAGGGCCAGCGCATTCGACTATGTCTCTCCCGAAGCGGCGGACGGCTTGGGCGTGCAGGCATTCGCCCGTTCCGGTACGCTGACCTTCGGCAGCACCATCGCGTCGGGCGCGACGTTCTACGTCCGCTTCGCCGGGGACGATGTCGGCGGCAGCGGCAGCCGGGACGAATTCGGCCTCGACAATATCGTGGTCACTACCGCCGCCGGCGGCGGCACGCCGGAACCCGCGGCGGGAACGCTGGCGATCGCCGATGCCTCCGTTGCGGAGGGCGATGCCGGTACCACCGCGATCAGCTTCACCGTCACTCGCAGCGGCGGCAGCGACGGGGCGGTCTCCGCCACTTGGACGCTCGGCCTAGGCACGACGGACGCGGCCGATTTCGCGGGCGGGCAGCCGCTGACCGGCACGGTGGCCTTCGCCGATGGCGCGACCAGCGCGACGATCACCTTGCAGATCGCCGGCGACACCGCTTTCGAGGCGGACGAGAGCTTCACCGTCACGCTGTCCGATCCGGTCGGTGGCGCCACGCTCGGCTCCGCGCAGGCAACCGGCACGATCACCAATGATGATATCGCGCCGCCGGCCACGCTCGCCAATATCTGGATCAACGAGCTGCATTACGACGACATCGGCACCGACATCGACGAGCTGGTGGAGATCGCCGGTATCGCGGGTACCGACCTGACCGGCTATACTGTGGTGTTCTACAACGGCAGCAACGGTGCCGATGCGGCGGTCAGCTACCGCACGCTGGCGCTCTCAGGCGTGATCGATGACGAGGGCGAGGGCTACGGCGCGCTGGCCTTCCCGCTGCCGGTCAACGCGATCCAGAACGGCGCCGCAGATGGCCTGGCGCTGATCGGGCCGGATGGCACCGTGCTGGAATTCCTGTCCTACGAAGGGGTCATCACCGCCGCCGACGGTCCGGCTGCCGGGCTCACCAGCATCGACATGGGCGTTGCCGAAGCGGGCGAGCCGGAGGGGCTGTCACTGCAGCGCACCGGGGCGGGCGCTGCCGGGGCCGATTTCGACTGGACCGGGCCGGTGACGGCCACCGCCGGATCGCTGAATGCCGGGCAGGACATCATCGGCGCGGGCGAGACCGGGCAGGTGCGCGTGGGTGATGCCAGCGTCACCGAAGGGGACAGCGGCACCAGCCTGCTACAGTTCACCGTCCGCCGCGCGGGCGGCCTGGGCGCGGAGGCGAGCGTCGACTGGCAGGTGGTGCTGGACGGCACCGCCGATGCCGCCGACCTGGCGCCGGGCGCCGTGCTGGCAGGCACCGTCAGCTTCGCCGCGGGCCAGACCAGCGCGCTCGTCACCGTGGAGATCGCGGGCGACATCGCGGGTGAGGGCAACGAGACGCTGAGCTTGGTGCTCGCCAACCCGCAGGGTGCCATAACCATCACCGACGGTTCCGCCATCGGCCTGATCGTCAATGACGATCCGCTGGCGCTGACCATCATGCAGATCCAGGGCGCCGGACACCGGTCAGAATATGCCGGGCAGGTCGTCACCACCACGGGCGTGGTCACGGCGGTCGCCGGCAACGGCTTCTACCTGCAGGATGCCACCGGTGACGGTGATGCCGCCACCAGCGACGCGGTGTTCGTGTTCACCGGCACTGCGCCCACCGTGGCGGTGGGCGACCGAGCCAACGTCGGCGGGCAGGTTGCGGAATATCAAGCTGCGCCGGGCGCACTCAGCCTGACGGAGATCGTCAATCCGACCGTCACCGTGGTGGAGAGCGGCGTTGCGCTGCCCGGCGCGGTGCTGATCGGCGCGAACGGCATCCTGCCGCCGAGCGAGGTGATCGACGATGATGGCCTGACCAGCTTCGACCCCACGACCGACGGCATCGATTTCTGGGAAGCGCTGGAAGGCATGCGCGTCACGGTAGAGACGCCGCAGGTGGTGGCCAGCACCAATGGCTTTGGCGAGACCGACGTGGTCGCCAGCCTGGGTCAGGGCGCGACCGGCCTAAACGATCGCGGCGGCATCACCATCTCCGACGGGGACTACAATCCGGAGAAGATCCAGCTGGAGGACGGGTTGTTGCCAGGCTTCGCGCCCGATTTCACCACCGGTGACCAGCTCGCCAATGTGACGGGCGTCGTGAACTACGCCTTCAACTATTACGAGGTGCAGGTGACGGAGGCGGTGACCGTCACGCGCGACACCACGCTCAACCGGGAGGTGACGGACCTCGTCGGTGATGCCGACAGCCTCACCTTCGCCAATTACAACATGGAGAACCTCGCCGCGACGGAGGAGAGCACGGACGGCACGCCCGACCGCTTCGACGCGCTGGCCGCGGATATCGTCAACAACCTGAAGAGCCCCGACATCATCGCCGCGCAGGAACTGCAGGACGCGGACGGCGCGGGGGCTGGCCCCAACCTGTCCGCTCAGGCGACAGCCGATGCGCTGATCCGCGCCATCCAGGATGCCGGTGGCCCGACCTACGCCTATGCGGAGATCGCGCCGACCGTGCCCGGCAGCACCGGGGGTGAACCCGGCGGCAACATCCGCAACGGATATTTCTACAATCCGGAACGGGTCACGCTGGTGGAAGGGAGCCTGCAGCTGATCGAGGATGCGGCCTTCAACGGCAGCCGCAACCCACTGGCGGCGACGTTCGACTTCTTCGGCCAGCAATTCACCGCCATCAACGTCCACTTCACGTCGCGCGGCGGCAGCAACCCGCTGTATGGCGACACGCAGCCGCCCGCCAATGGCGGGGAGGCGGCGCGTCTGGCGCAGGCGGCGGCGGTGAAGGCATGGGTCAACGACCGGCTCGCCACCGATCCCGACGGCGAATACGTGGTCGCGGGCGACTTCAACGGGTTCTATTTCGAGGCATTCCAGCAACAGCTGACCGACCCGGCGCAGGGCGGCGTGTTCACCAGCCTGCCCGAGGCGCTGCTCGCACCGGAGGAGGTCTATTCCTACCTGTTCGAGGGCAATTCCCAGTCGCTCGACAACCTGCTGGCAACCGGCGGGCTGTTCCAGAACGCGGAAGTCGACATCGTCCACATCAATGCCGAATTCAGCGATGCCCAGCGGGCGAGCGACCACGATCCGGTCGTGGCGCGCTTCAACTTCGACCTGCGCAATCAGGTGGTGGGCACGGACGGCAACGACGTGCTGACCGGGACGGATGGCGACGACGTGCTACAGGGTCTTGCCGGCAACGACCTGCTGTATGCCGGTCGCGGCAACAACACGCTGACAGGTGGCGCGGGTGCGGACACCTTCGTGGTCAGCGGGGCGTTCCTCAACGCCAGCTACGCCACGATCACCGATTGGGAGGATGGCGACAGCTTCCGGATCGACACGCTGGGCGGTGGCCGGGTGCGGTACGAGGAGGTTGAGGGCGACACGATCGTCTATGCCAACAACGTGGCCGTGGCGACGATCCTCGACACCGGCGTGTACGAGGTGCTGGCATCGCAGGAGTACGAGTTCCGCGTCTCCTCCATCGAGGTCGTGATCGACGGCGTGGCCGCCGGCTTCACCGCCTACGGCACCGCGCAGGCGGACACGCTGAACGCCCGTGCCGGGCAGTTCAACAACATCAGCGGGCTTGGTGGCGACGACATCATCAACGGCAAGAGCGGGCAGGACTTCCTGTTCGGCAATGCTGGTGACGATCTGCTGGACGGTGCCGGGGGCGACGATTCGCTGTTCGGCGGTGCCGGCAACGACATCCTGCTGGGCGGCAATGGCGCCGACACGCTGGAAGGCGGCAACGGCAACGACATCCTGGATGGCGGCCGCGGCAACGACATCCTGTCGGGCGGCAACGGGGCGGATACGTTCCGCTTCAGCGGCGCCAACCAGGGCATCGACCGGGTGCTGGACTTCGACGTGACGGAGGACAGCCTCGCCCTCGGCGTGCCCATGCGGCAGGTGACGTTCCAGGACAGCACCGAAGGCGCGCAGATGTTCTTCCGCGGCGAACTGGTCGCCGACTTCATCGGCGTCTCCGCCGCCGACATGATGGGCACGGTCGGCCAGACCGCGGCCATGGTGCAGATGCAAGACCTCGCCTGGGCCTGA
- a CDS encoding sterol desaturase family protein, with amino-acid sequence MLTALILSAAAMVGIVALRYLLVSGAFALATRRVRPGLYQGLGPQIRREIAWSLSAALVYGVPAGIVAWGWQEHGWTRIYADVDAWPLWWLPASLFVYLFAHDTWFYWTHRLMHRPRLFKAMHAVHHASRPPTAWAAMAFHWTESLTGALVIPVLVFIVPIHLAVLGLVLTTMTIMGVTNHMGWELFPRWLVHSRLGGWLITASHHQRHHEEYQCNYGLYFRFWDRLCGTDRGLSRRWLPH; translated from the coding sequence ATGCTGACCGCGCTGATCCTGTCGGCCGCGGCGATGGTGGGCATCGTGGCGCTGCGTTATTTGCTGGTCAGCGGCGCCTTCGCGCTTGCCACCCGGCGAGTCCGCCCGGGCCTGTACCAGGGGCTGGGGCCGCAGATCCGGCGGGAGATCGCCTGGTCGCTGTCGGCCGCCCTCGTCTATGGCGTGCCGGCGGGGATCGTCGCCTGGGGCTGGCAGGAGCATGGCTGGACGCGGATCTATGCCGATGTCGACGCGTGGCCGCTGTGGTGGTTGCCCGCCTCGCTGTTCGTGTACCTGTTCGCGCACGACACCTGGTTCTACTGGACGCACCGGCTGATGCACCGGCCCCGGCTGTTCAAGGCCATGCATGCGGTGCACCACGCCAGCCGTCCGCCGACGGCGTGGGCAGCGATGGCGTTCCACTGGACCGAGTCGCTGACGGGAGCGCTGGTGATCCCGGTGCTGGTGTTCATCGTGCCGATCCACCTCGCCGTGCTGGGTCTGGTCTTGACGACGATGACGATTATGGGCGTAACCAACCATATGGGGTGGGAATTGTTCCCACGCTGGCTCGTTCACTCCCGGTTGGGCGGATGGCTGATAACGGCCAGCCACCACCAGCGGCATCATGAAGAGTACCAATGCAATTACGGCCTCTATTTCCGATTCTGGGATCGTCTGTGCGGCACGGATCGCGGCCTGTCGCGGCGGTGGCTGCCGCACTGA
- a CDS encoding DUF2141 domain-containing protein produces the protein MAAALIWLGTGGAAPADDGADVGAVRAAGRGVTVRVAVTALRNHDGVVMACMTTNEGLFPRCRGDTASYRANVPAGSAPETVTITFTDVRPGTYAIALLHDENGNGKADRAISMIPREGYGFSNDAPVRMGPPKFDAAAFTVGAQPVRQTIRMRYML, from the coding sequence GTGGCTGCCGCACTGATCTGGCTGGGGACCGGCGGTGCCGCGCCGGCTGATGATGGGGCAGATGTCGGCGCGGTCCGTGCCGCTGGGCGGGGCGTCACGGTGCGGGTGGCGGTGACCGCGCTGCGCAACCACGATGGCGTGGTGATGGCCTGCATGACCACGAACGAGGGACTGTTCCCCCGCTGCCGCGGTGATACCGCATCGTACCGCGCCAACGTGCCTGCGGGCAGCGCGCCGGAGACGGTCACCATCACCTTCACCGATGTGCGCCCCGGCACCTACGCCATCGCGCTGCTGCATGACGAGAACGGCAACGGCAAGGCCGACCGCGCCATCTCCATGATCCCGCGCGAAGGCTACGGCTTCTCCAACGATGCACCCGTGCGGATGGGCCCGCCCAAGTTCGACGCCGCGGCCTTCACCGTCGGGGCGCAGCCGGTGCGCCAGACGATCCGCATGCGCTACATGCTGTAG
- a CDS encoding M56 family metallopeptidase, with the protein MNAAWMEWLADTVLWTGLLIALVLLVRRPVARACGPQVAYTLWALPFARLLLPPVVLPALPAPAPSSVMMLPSGTGEGLAPMMMAPAVVHAPAFPWLSLLAVVWAAGAVAFLLLRTVTYHRMRHLLLADAWEVGRVGRVRLVETPAARSPVAFGVIDQVVALPPHFMTQADRQARELALAHELSHHAAHDLLANMAAQLLLALHWCNPVAWLGWRAMRQDQEAACDARVMAGRSRADRACYAALIVGYSAPQSSRMMTLATPMAGPILGDGTLVQRLRSLARGEASPRRRLAGRMLLGVSALALPLTASISYAAQQDVTVVMPEVPTGPEPVPAADPASAAIPAPLYTVDPDTTLPEGTMQHDETEPTEPHDTAAWAAFSQRMEEWGRRMGARASDVAARESMIERDAEAMAAEMEQQLAPGGALHAMIERQTAAAAKVTQAMEDCIKAANVAGTSSFECRRPVPHAMAMVDTERAIEAHVNRSTIAALRGARASIAGNPHLSVEVRAEVLQELDGEIAALGHH; encoded by the coding sequence ATGAATGCTGCGTGGATGGAATGGCTGGCCGACACCGTGCTATGGACCGGCCTGCTGATCGCTCTGGTGCTGCTGGTGCGCCGCCCCGTGGCGCGCGCCTGCGGGCCGCAGGTCGCCTATACGCTGTGGGCGCTGCCGTTTGCGCGGCTGCTGCTGCCGCCCGTGGTGCTGCCCGCACTGCCCGCACCCGCACCGTCATCGGTCATGATGTTGCCGAGCGGCACCGGCGAGGGTCTCGCACCCATGATGATGGCGCCCGCCGTGGTACATGCGCCCGCGTTCCCGTGGCTGAGCCTGCTGGCCGTGGTCTGGGCGGCGGGGGCCGTCGCATTCCTGCTCCTGCGCACCGTCACCTATCATCGCATGCGCCATCTGCTGCTGGCCGATGCGTGGGAAGTCGGGCGGGTCGGCCGGGTGCGGCTGGTGGAAACGCCGGCCGCGCGATCCCCCGTGGCGTTCGGCGTGATCGATCAGGTGGTGGCGCTGCCGCCCCACTTCATGACGCAGGCCGACCGGCAGGCGCGCGAACTGGCGCTGGCGCACGAGCTGAGCCACCACGCCGCGCACGATCTGCTGGCGAACATGGCGGCACAGCTGCTGCTGGCGCTGCACTGGTGCAACCCGGTCGCCTGGCTGGGCTGGCGCGCAATGCGGCAGGATCAGGAGGCGGCGTGCGATGCGCGGGTCATGGCCGGTCGCAGCCGGGCGGACCGGGCCTGCTACGCCGCGCTGATCGTCGGCTATTCCGCGCCGCAGAGCAGCCGGATGATGACGCTGGCGACACCGATGGCGGGCCCCATCCTGGGCGACGGCACGCTGGTGCAGCGGCTGCGCAGCCTTGCCCGGGGGGAGGCGTCACCGCGCCGTCGCCTTGCCGGGCGCATGCTGCTGGGGGTGAGCGCACTGGCGCTGCCGCTGACCGCATCGATCTCCTATGCCGCGCAGCAGGACGTGACCGTGGTGATGCCTGAAGTGCCGACCGGGCCGGAACCAGTGCCGGCGGCGGATCCGGCATCTGCCGCGATTCCCGCTCCGCTCTACACCGTCGATCCCGATACCACCTTGCCGGAGGGTACCATGCAGCATGACGAGACCGAGCCCACTGAGCCGCACGACACCGCCGCCTGGGCCGCATTCAGCCAGCGGATGGAGGAATGGGGCCGACGCATGGGGGCCCGTGCCAGCGATGTCGCCGCCAGGGAGTCGATGATCGAGCGCGATGCGGAGGCGATGGCTGCGGAGATGGAGCAGCAGCTCGCACCCGGCGGTGCGCTGCATGCCATGATCGAGCGGCAGACGGCCGCCGCGGCGAAGGTCACGCAGGCCATGGAGGATTGCATCAAGGCCGCGAATGTCGCGGGCACATCCTCGTTCGAGTGCCGCCGCCCCGTGCCGCATGCTATGGCGATGGTCGATACGGAGCGGGCGATCGAAGCCCATGTCAACCGCAGCACCATTGCGGCGCTGCGCGGTGCCCGCGCTTCAATCGCCGGCAATCCCCATCTGTCGGTCGAGGTGCGAGCAGAGGTATTGCAGGAGCTGGACGGCGAGATCGCCGCCCTCGGACACCACTAG
- a CDS encoding BlaI/MecI/CopY family transcriptional regulator, which produces MPEDDDQRTEPERISDAEHAVMEALWTRHPLSAAEVCDDVCGQRGWSMATVKTLLARLVAKGAVATEPDGRRFLYSPLLQRQSWAGAESRRLVDRLFGGSAASLFAHLAEAEALDERDLSEIERLLQELRR; this is translated from the coding sequence TTGCCCGAGGACGACGACCAGAGAACCGAGCCGGAGCGGATCAGCGATGCCGAGCATGCGGTGATGGAAGCGCTGTGGACGCGCCATCCGCTGAGTGCGGCGGAGGTCTGCGACGATGTCTGCGGGCAACGCGGCTGGTCTATGGCGACGGTCAAGACGCTGCTGGCCCGGCTGGTGGCGAAGGGCGCGGTGGCGACGGAGCCCGATGGCCGCCGCTTCTTGTATTCCCCCTTGTTACAGCGGCAATCGTGGGCCGGCGCCGAATCGCGCCGGCTGGTGGACCGGCTGTTCGGCGGCAGTGCCGCATCCCTGTTCGCGCATCTGGCAGAGGCCGAGGCGCTGGACGAGCGTGACCTAAGCGAGATCGAACGCCTGTTGCAGGAGCTGCGCCGATGA
- a CDS encoding M48 family metalloprotease has translation MPATLRRLPALALATLALLLLGTRPVLAQSVLRDAETEALLQELMAPLSEAAGLQPDAVDVVLLNDPSINAFVAGGQRIYIHSGLINAADTANEVQGVLAHELGHIQGGHIVRFSEGMGAATNISLLSMLVGVAAALAGAGEAAMGAMALGQQAAMGSFLSFSRAQEASADAAGVQYLSDAGITGKGSLAFFGKLQNLEYRYGYSQDDDATFSRTHPLSGDRISRLTADYQSDPAWNTTPDAAQQQRFERVKAKLYGYLARPADTLQHYPEYLTDAPARYARAYAYHKDARMDKALAETDALIASDPDDPYFLELKGQVLLESGRPAEALPLLRQATFLTNNNGLIAGTFGHALIATEDPANLPEAEQVLRAAVGRDRQNPFAWYQLGVVYGQKGDIPRAQLASSEQLVMSGQPSAALQNAEAAERALPQGTPDWLRAQDVAMQARAQLERARDRD, from the coding sequence ATGCCCGCGACCTTACGCCGCCTGCCCGCGCTCGCCCTTGCCACGCTCGCCCTGCTGCTGCTCGGCACCCGACCGGTCCTGGCGCAATCCGTGCTGCGCGATGCGGAGACAGAGGCGCTGCTGCAGGAACTGATGGCGCCTTTGTCAGAGGCCGCCGGGCTGCAGCCCGACGCGGTGGATGTGGTGCTGCTGAACGATCCGAGCATCAACGCCTTCGTCGCGGGCGGTCAGCGGATCTACATCCATTCGGGCCTGATCAACGCCGCCGATACCGCCAACGAGGTTCAGGGCGTGCTGGCGCACGAGTTGGGCCATATCCAGGGCGGCCACATCGTGCGCTTTTCCGAAGGGATGGGTGCTGCGACCAACATCTCCCTCCTGTCGATGCTGGTCGGCGTCGCCGCGGCGCTGGCGGGCGCGGGGGAGGCGGCGATGGGCGCGATGGCGCTGGGCCAGCAGGCGGCGATGGGATCGTTCCTGTCCTTCAGCCGCGCGCAGGAGGCGAGCGCCGATGCCGCCGGGGTACAGTACCTGTCCGATGCCGGCATCACCGGCAAGGGCAGCCTCGCTTTCTTCGGAAAGCTGCAGAACCTGGAATACCGGTATGGCTACAGCCAGGATGACGATGCGACCTTCAGCCGCACGCACCCGCTGTCGGGTGACCGGATCAGCCGGCTGACCGCAGATTACCAGTCCGATCCCGCGTGGAACACCACCCCCGACGCGGCGCAGCAGCAGCGGTTCGAACGGGTAAAGGCCAAGCTCTACGGCTACCTCGCGCGGCCGGCAGACACGCTGCAGCACTATCCCGAATATCTGACCGATGCGCCCGCGCGCTACGCCCGCGCCTACGCCTATCACAAGGATGCGCGCATGGATAAGGCGCTGGCGGAAACCGACGCGCTGATCGCCAGCGATCCGGACGATCCGTACTTTCTGGAACTGAAGGGTCAGGTGCTGCTGGAATCGGGTCGGCCGGCGGAAGCGCTGCCGCTGCTGCGGCAGGCAACCTTCCTGACAAACAACAATGGCCTGATCGCCGGCACGTTCGGCCATGCGCTGATCGCCACCGAAGATCCCGCCAACCTGCCGGAGGCGGAGCAGGTGCTGCGTGCCGCCGTCGGCCGTGACCGCCAGAACCCGTTCGCCTGGTACCAACTGGGCGTGGTCTACGGGCAGAAGGGTGACATCCCGCGCGCGCAGCTCGCCAGTTCGGAACAATTGGTGATGAGCGGGCAGCCGTCCGCCGCGCTGCAGAACGCGGAGGCGGCAGAGCGGGCACTGCCGCAGGGCACGCCCGACTGGCTGCGGGCACAGGACGTGGCGATGCAGGCGCGCGCGCAGCTTGAACGGGCGCGCGACCGCGACTAG
- a CDS encoding DsbA family protein, translating to MRWLLTICVALLAGFAGAAGWSLSGLGDSRTREYLLAHPDVLPEAIAVLEQQQQQTRIAPLRAQLERPFPGAVLGNPQGAVTLVAFSDYACGFCRRSMDDVAALIAANPDLKVVLREYPILSPASGDAAQMALAAAAQGRYAAFHDAMFRLGPPSPESIAAAAKTAGVTGAGTDDPAIRQELQANAALAAQLGINGTPAWIVGDRMLNGAVGAEALGEAIAAARGATT from the coding sequence ATGCGCTGGCTGCTGACGATCTGTGTGGCCCTGCTGGCCGGCTTTGCCGGGGCCGCGGGGTGGAGCCTGTCGGGCCTGGGCGACAGCCGCACCCGCGAATACCTGCTGGCGCACCCCGATGTGCTGCCCGAAGCGATCGCCGTGCTGGAACAGCAGCAGCAGCAGACCCGCATCGCACCTTTGCGCGCGCAGCTGGAACGCCCGTTTCCCGGCGCGGTGCTCGGCAATCCGCAGGGTGCGGTCACGCTGGTCGCGTTCAGCGATTACGCCTGCGGCTTCTGCCGGCGAAGCATGGACGATGTCGCCGCGCTGATCGCTGCCAACCCGGACCTGAAGGTGGTGCTGCGCGAATATCCGATCCTCTCGCCCGCCAGCGGCGATGCGGCGCAGATGGCGCTCGCCGCCGCGGCGCAGGGCCGCTACGCCGCGTTCCACGATGCGATGTTCCGCCTCGGCCCGCCCTCGCCCGAAAGCATCGCCGCCGCGGCGAAGACAGCGGGCGTGACAGGCGCCGGCACGGATGATCCGGCGATCCGCCAGGAATTGCAGGCCAACGCCGCCCTCGCCGCGCAGCTCGGCATCAATGGCACGCCGGCCTGGATCGTCGGCGACCGGATGCTGAACGGCGCCGTCGGGGCCGAGGCCCTGGGCGAGGCGATCGCCGCCGCGCGCGGGGCCACGACCTGA